GAAAGGCCCTTGTTATAAAACAGAGAAGCCACCTGAACCGCGGATGCGCCGGCCAGTATCAGCTTGACAACATCACTGCCGGTTTTAACGCCCGTGGTGGCCGAAAAATCGCAATTGACCTGTCCGGAAAGAATAGCGGTCCAGCGCAGGATGCGCCGCATTTCATCCGCAGAACTGAAACTGAATGTGGTTTTCAGTTTCATGGATTTGATATCAATATCCGTCTGGGTGAACCGGTTGAACAAAACCAGTCCGTCCGCCCCGCGCTTGACCAGATTCGCGGCAAAATTCGGCAGTGAAGAAAAATTGCTTCCGATCTTTAACGCCACCGGGATATCAACGCTTTTTTTGACCTGTTCAAGGATATCAAAATAAAGAGCTTCCAGTTGTTCAGGTGACAGATCCGCTTTTGTGGCGGTTTTGAATACATTTAATTCAAGTGCGTGGGCGCCCGCATCCTGCACCTTTTTCGCAAATTGCGGCCACCATTTGTCAGAGACACAGTTGATGCTGGCAATCACCGGAATTTTAACGCTGTCCCTGGCCTCGCGGATAATATGACAGTATTCTTCCGGACCGTATTGCATTTCCAGCTCGGATCGTAAATAATCGATGGCTTCGGTATGATATCCGGCGCTGGCGGCGATTCCATAATCTTCTTGGGCCAATACCTCTTCGAACATACTCTTAATCACTACGGCCCCGGCTCCCGCCTCTTCACATTCCCTGATCTTTTCAACTGATTTCGTCAGGCCGCTGCTGGCTACAATGATCGGATTATCCAGCTTTAAATGCAAATATTGCGTCTGTAAACTCGGCATTCCGCACTCCTTGTATTTTTCATAAATTTTTAAAATATGAACATTTTATGCATGAAATGCAAGATATAATAGCCTGAAAGCACGGTTTATCAAAACACACGGTTCACCTGCCTTTTATCAAACCTTGCAATACTGGCAATAATTCCCTACATTTGCAGAAAATAAACAGTCATTCGAGGAGCAACCGCAATGAAATTCCTGGTCATCCGATTCAGTTCCATCGGAGACATCCTGCTCACCACGCCGCTGCTTCGCAGTTTGCGACAGACGTATCCCCGGGCGGACATCGGATTCGCCATCAAGGAACAGTTTGCTCCCCTTTTGCAACACAATCCGCATATCAACCGGATGCACACGCTAAAATCCGGGGGAACATTCAAGAATCTGAAATCCTTAAAGTCGGAAATTCGCTCCCATGACTATGACGTGGTCATAGACATTCACAATAACCTGCGCAGCCGTTATACAAGAGCCGGGCTGGGTGTAAAGCATTACAAATATAAAAAATACAAGTGGAAACGCTTCTGGCTGGTGCATACACGTCTGAACTTTTACCGCCGGATCATTCCGGTGCATCTGCGCTATATTCAGAGCATTGCGGATTTTGGTGTCAAAGACGACGGACAGGGGCTGGAACTGTCGATTCCGGAAAGCATGCAACACCAAATGAACGCGCGATTGACCGCCCGGGGATTTGATCAGACGCGTCTGACCGTAGGCGTTGCCGCCGGAGCGGGATTCCCGACCAAGCGCTGGCCGGCGGATCGGTTTACCGCCGTCTGTCAGCAGCTGCAGGCGAAACACAAGGCACAGATCCTGCTGTTTGGCGACAAAAACGACCGCAGCCTCACTCAACGGATACAGGAGGGGCTGCAGGAGGATGTGTGGGATCTGGCCGGGTACTGCACGCTGACGGAAACAGCCGCGGCCATGCGTAACTGTGATCTTTTGCTCTGCAATGATACGGGACTGATGCATATGGCCACGGCCCTGTGCGTTAAAGTCGCGGCCATATTCGGCTGCACAACCCGGGAACTCGGTTTTTTCCCGATAAACGGCCGGATCATCGAACATCCCGGTCTCGCCTGTCGTCCCTGTACGCATATGGGGCGCCGGCACTGTCCCAAAGGTCATTTCCGATGTATGCTGGATCTGAGTGTCAATGATGTCTATCAGGCGGCGGCCGCACAGTTAAAAGCAACCTGACCCGATTTTTGAACCCTACCCCCGGCGCATCTGTTCTTTTAACTGGCGTTTCAACATTTCACGAGCCCTGAATATACGCACCTTGACTGTTCCCAGCGGCACATTTAGCATCTCGGCAATTTCTTCATAAGATTTGTCTTTGGTATGACGCAGCAAAATGGCCTCGCGGTATTTCTCGGGCAAGGAATTGATAGCGGTCTCGATCTGATTTTCTTTCTCCCTGGAGATCATTTCGGATTCCGGCCCCTGATCGGACGCCGCAAAATCGCGTTTCAAATCACCGTCTTTGGATTTTATCGGGGTATCCAGAGAATAGGTACTCAACCGTTTTTTGCGAAAATGATCAATACAGTTATTGGATGCAATCTTGTACAGCCAGGTGGTAAAGGCATAATTAGAGTTGAACGAGGCCAGGGCACGAAACGCTTTTATAAAGGTTTCCTGCGTCAAATCCTGAGCCTGCGCATCATCCTTAACCATTCGATAGATAAAATGGTATATTTGTCTGCGGTAGCGATTCACAATTTCCGTAAAAGCCTGTTGATCATCCTGCAGAGCGCGTTCAATGAGTTGAGAAATATCCGTCGACATAGTGCTTTCACATGTTTATTATAATTTTCAACAACTTACATGTTCTAAAGAAAATAATCAAGGAAAAGTTGTTGCAAATAAACGTTCGAAATTGTAATTTGGTGTTGGTAAACGGAAAAGGAAAACATGATTTACGGCATCGGCATCGACAGCGTTGATCTTGAGCGGTTCGAGCGTATTACCCAAAAATGGGGTAAAAAATTTACCGCTCGTATTTTAACCCCTCTGGAACTGGAGTATTGTTATCAGCACCGGATAAAAACCGCGTCTATTGCCGTCCGGTTCGCTGCCAAAGAAGCCTTTTACAAATGCCTGCCGCCTGATGAACAAAAAGACGCCGGCTGGCATGCAGCCGAAATCCTCAATGATGAAACGGGACGTCCCCGGCTGGTTCCCAAAGGCAGGCTGGCTGAAACTTTAAAAGACCGCAGTATACACATCAGTCTTTCCCACAGCGCAAGCAATGCTGTTGCCATTGTAATTATTGAATAGAGAGGGTATTATGAAAACGATCGCCACTGCAAAAGAAATGGCTGCGATGGACCAAACAGCCATTAAAGACTGCAAGATCCCCGGGGTCCTGTTGATGGAAAACGCAGGCCGCGGCATCACAGACAGCGCACGGCGCATGCTGAACGGTCTGAAAGGAAAGACCCTTGCAGTGTTTTGCGGACCAGGTAATAACGGCGGCGATGGCTTTGTAGTCGCCCGGCATTGCCTGAATCACGGCGCCCGGGTTCA
This genomic window from candidate division KSB1 bacterium contains:
- a CDS encoding dihydroorotate dehydrogenase-like protein, which gives rise to MPSLQTQYLHLKLDNPIIVASSGLTKSVEKIRECEEAGAGAVVIKSMFEEVLAQEDYGIAASAGYHTEAIDYLRSELEMQYGPEEYCHIIREARDSVKIPVIASINCVSDKWWPQFAKKVQDAGAHALELNVFKTATKADLSPEQLEALYFDILEQVKKSVDIPVALKIGSNFSSLPNFAANLVKRGADGLVLFNRFTQTDIDIKSMKLKTTFSFSSADEMRRILRWTAILSGQVNCDFSATTGVKTGSDVVKLILAGASAVQVASLFYNKGLSMIGSMKKEIEQWMADKNIKSIDDFKGRLSFSESGETDQYLRVQFMEKIRGVE
- a CDS encoding glycosyltransferase family 9 protein; protein product: MKFLVIRFSSIGDILLTTPLLRSLRQTYPRADIGFAIKEQFAPLLQHNPHINRMHTLKSGGTFKNLKSLKSEIRSHDYDVVIDIHNNLRSRYTRAGLGVKHYKYKKYKWKRFWLVHTRLNFYRRIIPVHLRYIQSIADFGVKDDGQGLELSIPESMQHQMNARLTARGFDQTRLTVGVAAGAGFPTKRWPADRFTAVCQQLQAKHKAQILLFGDKNDRSLTQRIQEGLQEDVWDLAGYCTLTETAAAMRNCDLLLCNDTGLMHMATALCVKVAAIFGCTTRELGFFPINGRIIEHPGLACRPCTHMGRRHCPKGHFRCMLDLSVNDVYQAAAAQLKAT
- a CDS encoding sigma-70 family RNA polymerase sigma factor, giving the protein MSTDISQLIERALQDDQQAFTEIVNRYRRQIYHFIYRMVKDDAQAQDLTQETFIKAFRALASFNSNYAFTTWLYKIASNNCIDHFRKKRLSTYSLDTPIKSKDGDLKRDFAASDQGPESEMISREKENQIETAINSLPEKYREAILLRHTKDKSYEEIAEMLNVPLGTVKVRIFRAREMLKRQLKEQMRRG
- the acpS gene encoding holo-ACP synthase gives rise to the protein MIYGIGIDSVDLERFERITQKWGKKFTARILTPLELEYCYQHRIKTASIAVRFAAKEAFYKCLPPDEQKDAGWHAAEILNDETGRPRLVPKGRLAETLKDRSIHISLSHSASNAVAIVIIE
- a CDS encoding NAD(P)H-hydrate epimerase; protein product: MKTIATAKEMAAMDQTAIKDCKIPGVLLMENAGRGITDSARRMLNGLKGKTLAVFCGPGNNGGDGFVVARHCLNHGARVHAVRRGSRGKNKGGRAHQSGYFEKHASGAVS